The following proteins are encoded in a genomic region of Candidatus Desulfatibia profunda:
- a CDS encoding pilus assembly protein PilP, which yields MLKYPAAIRAIVCFLCFVSFMWGCDKQSEAPLEPKVITKKIVAKRDVTAPKEPQKISAEKPEMKEQVPAPKTDVAAKQISKPEGETVAKQMPGPEGEPKAKQVPETKVAIAAKQVPEAKVAIAAKQVPETKAETLPDTEKIETGEPETKLVASLAPDVLSKTTDVYDPQGKLDPFAPLFQEEQAEPVAVSPQKTEKPRRLLTPLERVDLSQLKLVAVIQAMSGDKAMVQDASGKGYIVKNGTYIGTSSGKIIEILADRIIVEEKVEDLYGKVSVQKKPLIIQKPPGE from the coding sequence ATGTTGAAATATCCTGCTGCCATTCGTGCCATCGTCTGTTTTTTATGTTTTGTTTCCTTTATGTGGGGATGCGACAAACAGTCTGAAGCACCCCTGGAGCCCAAGGTGATAACCAAGAAAATTGTTGCCAAAAGGGATGTAACAGCTCCTAAGGAGCCCCAGAAGATATCCGCTGAAAAACCGGAAATGAAAGAACAAGTACCGGCACCCAAAACAGATGTCGCGGCAAAACAAATATCGAAACCGGAAGGGGAAACCGTGGCAAAACAGATGCCAGGGCCGGAAGGGGAACCCAAGGCAAAGCAGGTGCCGGAAACAAAGGTGGCGATCGCGGCAAAACAGGTGCCGGAAGCAAAGGTAGCGATCGCGGCAAAGCAGGTGCCGGAAACAAAAGCGGAAACTCTGCCTGATACTGAAAAGATCGAAACTGGTGAACCAGAGACAAAATTAGTGGCCTCATTGGCCCCGGACGTTCTATCTAAAACCACCGATGTCTATGATCCGCAAGGGAAGCTTGATCCGTTTGCACCGTTATTTCAAGAAGAACAGGCGGAGCCGGTTGCTGTGTCGCCGCAAAAAACCGAAAAACCCCGCCGGCTGCTTACACCCCTTGAAAGAGTGGATCTGAGCCAGCTCAAGCTTGTGGCTGTAATCCAAGCCATGAGCGGAGATAAAGCCATGGTTCAAGACGCTTCGGGGAAAGGGTATATCGTTAAAAATGGTACTTATATCGGAACCAGTTCCGGCAAGATAATAGAGATTTTAGCGGACAGGATCATTGTCGAAGAAAAGGTTGAAGATCTTTACGGTAAGGTTTCTGTCCAAAAAAAACCACTTATAATTCAGAAACCTCCTGGAGAATAA
- the pilM gene encoding type IV pilus assembly protein PilM, with translation MFFKKKTNIIGLDIGSSTIKAAEVVETKKGQTLNNFGMLHIAPGIIEEGTIKDHAAVSAAIRELFKTSNIKDKNVAISIGGYSVIVKKINVQTMTEDKLQETIHFEAEQYIPFDISDVNLDFQILGESEHNPNQMSVLLVAAKKDMVNDYLHLVEMAGLNTLIIDVDAFSLQNIYEFNYTTEDESVALIDIGASKTSLNILKGYSSVFMRDVSLGCGQINQQIVSLADCSIEEAEDIKHSEQPELISLDDLRSIVSSVVADWTTEIKRALDFFYSTYPEDHITRIILSGGGANIKEFRQLLAAETSAEVEIINPFVNFSIDSSRFDASYLEKIAPQAAICMGLAIRRVDDK, from the coding sequence ATGTTTTTCAAAAAAAAAACCAATATTATCGGTCTGGATATCGGTTCCAGCACAATTAAGGCCGCTGAAGTTGTAGAGACCAAAAAGGGACAAACCCTGAACAATTTTGGCATGCTTCATATTGCACCAGGGATAATAGAAGAGGGTACGATTAAGGACCATGCAGCCGTTTCTGCAGCCATCCGTGAACTCTTTAAAACCAGCAACATAAAGGACAAGAATGTCGCCATATCCATTGGGGGCTACTCGGTTATTGTAAAAAAGATCAATGTTCAAACGATGACTGAAGATAAGCTCCAGGAGACGATCCATTTTGAAGCTGAACAATACATTCCCTTTGACATCAGTGATGTAAATCTAGATTTTCAAATACTGGGAGAAAGCGAACACAACCCGAATCAAATGAGCGTGCTCCTTGTCGCGGCCAAAAAGGATATGGTTAACGATTATCTCCATCTGGTCGAAATGGCCGGACTGAATACGCTTATCATCGATGTTGATGCTTTTTCCTTGCAAAATATCTATGAATTTAATTATACAACCGAGGATGAAAGTGTCGCCTTAATTGATATCGGAGCCAGCAAAACGTCACTGAATATCCTCAAAGGCTATTCGTCCGTATTCATGCGGGACGTTTCGCTGGGATGCGGCCAGATCAATCAACAAATCGTCTCGCTTGCGGATTGTTCGATAGAGGAAGCCGAGGACATTAAACACAGCGAACAGCCGGAACTAATTTCCCTTGACGATTTGAGGAGTATTGTATCGTCGGTTGTTGCTGATTGGACCACTGAAATAAAACGGGCTCTCGATTTCTTTTATTCTACATACCCTGAAGATCATATTACGAGGATTATTCTAAGCGGTGGTGGCGCCAACATTAAGGAATTTCGACAACTTCTGGCCGCCGAAACTTCTGCAGAAGTTGAAATTATAAACCCCTTCGTAAACTTTTCTATCGACAGTAGTCGTTTTGATGCTTCCTATCTTGAAAAAATAGCGCCACAGGCTGCTATTTGCATGGGGCTGGCAATCAGAAGGGTTGATGACAAATGA
- a CDS encoding GHKL domain-containing protein, which yields MGTLILSLFNTHLAKSLQQKKSEDYAHLLIENLNHQVFLQFIIPVVLKFGRIRLSDENQFNYMDKVVRSTLHSFKIDMVNIYDMEDTISYSFDTTVVGKTDLGGKAYQDAIAGKSTSKLIQRGNWIEILLGLPRDSKLITFAPLRAEQPLSRISGPVLGVVEIVQDLSEDYKAIFDFQIRIIITCTVVMGLLFLVLLLVVKRGEGISERRALEKLRLQEQLNRAERLSSLGEMIAAVSHEIRNPLGIIRSSAELLKKKMGSSDPSNSIPAIIIEESVRLNNIITDFLNYAKPKSPSLVLCSIEEILEKNITFLASQIQAEGYVIETHCDDNLPRVLADSDMLYQAFLNILINAMQAMPGGGKIYVSITSHGNMVSIHFEDEGQGIPEDLLEKIWSPFFTTKEKGTGLGLGIVKNIIESHGGKLRISNRQDCGAKVTVEIPVRREV from the coding sequence ATGGGGACACTGATTCTCTCTTTGTTCAACACGCACTTGGCCAAGAGCCTGCAGCAAAAAAAGAGTGAAGACTATGCCCATCTGCTGATCGAGAACCTGAACCATCAGGTTTTTTTGCAGTTTATTATTCCGGTGGTTTTGAAATTCGGCAGGATTCGGCTCAGTGATGAAAATCAGTTTAATTACATGGATAAAGTCGTCCGTAGCACACTTCACAGCTTTAAAATCGACATGGTCAACATCTACGATATGGAGGACACTATTTCTTACAGCTTTGACACGACTGTGGTCGGCAAAACGGATCTTGGCGGCAAAGCCTATCAGGATGCCATTGCCGGCAAGTCGACTTCAAAGCTGATTCAAAGAGGCAATTGGATTGAAATTCTCTTGGGATTGCCCCGTGACAGCAAATTAATTACCTTTGCGCCGCTGCGTGCCGAACAACCACTTTCCAGAATATCCGGCCCGGTGCTTGGAGTTGTGGAAATTGTGCAGGATTTATCTGAAGATTACAAAGCAATTTTCGATTTTCAGATACGCATTATCATTACCTGTACTGTGGTCATGGGACTGCTTTTTTTAGTGCTTCTATTGGTGGTCAAAAGGGGTGAAGGCATCAGCGAAAGAAGAGCATTGGAGAAGCTCCGGCTCCAGGAGCAACTCAATCGAGCCGAACGTTTGTCTTCACTGGGCGAGATGATAGCGGCTGTTTCCCACGAAATCCGGAATCCATTGGGCATTATCAGAAGCTCCGCCGAACTTTTAAAGAAAAAAATGGGCAGTTCCGATCCTTCAAATTCGATACCCGCTATCATTATTGAAGAATCTGTCCGTTTAAACAACATCATAACAGATTTTCTAAATTATGCCAAACCCAAGAGCCCGAGCCTGGTGCTGTGCAGCATTGAAGAGATTCTTGAAAAGAATATCACGTTTCTGGCATCACAGATCCAAGCAGAAGGCTATGTGATCGAAACACATTGTGATGATAATCTTCCGCGAGTACTTGCCGATTCCGACATGTTGTATCAGGCATTTCTTAACATTTTAATAAATGCCATGCAGGCCATGCCGGGCGGTGGCAAAATCTATGTTTCAATCACTTCACACGGTAATATGGTATCCATCCATTTTGAAGATGAAGGCCAGGGTATTCCTGAAGACCTTTTGGAAAAGATCTGGAGTCCTTTTTTTACAACCAAGGAAAAGGGAACCGGATTGGGCCTTGGTATCGTAAAAAATATTATCGAGTCTCATGGAGGGAAGCTCCGCATCAGCAATAGACAGGATTGCGGCGCCAAGGTTACGGTGGAAATACCCGTAAGACGAGAGGTATAG
- a CDS encoding sigma-54-dependent Fis family transcriptional regulator, with translation METVLIVDDEKNYPPILSAVLEEEGFETLTANSGQEALDILKHSDVDLVLTDMKMPAMNGIELLEHIKTEDPELPVIMMTAHGTVDKAVEAMQKGAYNYVLKPFDNERLVLYVNKAIAMFRVVKENRHLRDAVESHYRFGNIIGKSKVMQDVFATIRKVATVNATVLIEGESGTGKELVAKSIHFNSPRRDKPFIAVNCSALAESLLESELFGHEKGAFTGAIATKKGRFELADGGTLFLDEIGELSHNLQVKLLRVLQEKGFERVGGMKSLSVDIRIIAATNKTLKDEMHKGRFRDDLYYRLNVVHIVLPPLRQHLEDIRPLVDHFIKKYTGEHISKTLITGVDPEVERLFHDYSWPGNVRELENVIERAMVLCQGSLITITGLPKEFKNSVYNTLHIEGIPADAKLDDTLAMIEKKMIQRALRLTDNVQSKAAELLGIGKSGLNWKIKKFKLDTGSN, from the coding sequence ATGGAAACGGTCCTGATCGTAGACGATGAAAAAAATTATCCGCCGATATTAAGTGCGGTTCTGGAAGAAGAAGGCTTTGAAACCTTAACCGCCAACAGCGGCCAGGAGGCCCTTGATATTCTCAAACATTCCGATGTGGACCTGGTACTGACAGACATGAAGATGCCTGCTATGAACGGTATTGAACTGCTTGAGCATATCAAAACCGAAGATCCGGAGCTTCCGGTCATCATGATGACGGCTCACGGAACTGTGGATAAGGCTGTGGAGGCAATGCAGAAAGGTGCTTACAATTATGTACTCAAGCCGTTTGACAACGAGCGGCTGGTTCTTTATGTAAACAAGGCCATCGCCATGTTTCGGGTGGTCAAGGAAAACCGACACCTTCGCGACGCCGTCGAATCCCACTACCGTTTCGGGAATATCATCGGCAAAAGCAAAGTCATGCAGGATGTTTTCGCAACTATTCGTAAAGTTGCGACGGTTAATGCAACGGTGCTGATCGAAGGTGAAAGCGGAACCGGCAAGGAACTGGTGGCCAAATCGATTCATTTTAACAGTCCGCGGCGTGATAAGCCTTTTATTGCGGTGAACTGCAGTGCGCTCGCCGAAAGTCTTCTGGAAAGCGAGCTTTTCGGCCATGAAAAGGGTGCCTTTACCGGTGCCATTGCCACGAAAAAAGGGAGATTTGAGCTGGCTGACGGCGGGACTCTGTTTTTGGATGAAATCGGTGAGCTCTCTCACAACCTTCAGGTAAAACTTCTGAGGGTTCTCCAGGAAAAGGGCTTTGAACGCGTCGGCGGAATGAAGTCTTTGTCTGTCGACATCCGCATTATTGCGGCAACAAATAAAACTTTGAAAGACGAAATGCACAAGGGGCGCTTCCGGGATGACCTTTACTATCGACTGAATGTGGTGCACATCGTCCTGCCGCCTTTAAGGCAGCATCTGGAAGATATTCGCCCCCTGGTCGACCATTTTATAAAAAAATATACAGGCGAACATATATCCAAAACCCTTATAACGGGTGTTGATCCGGAAGTTGAACGTCTTTTTCACGATTACAGCTGGCCCGGAAATGTGCGCGAACTGGAAAATGTTATCGAGCGCGCCATGGTGTTGTGCCAAGGCAGCCTCATAACGATAACGGGTCTGCCCAAGGAGTTTAAAAATAGTGTTTACAATACATTACACATTGAAGGGATCCCGGCGGATGCCAAACTGGATGACACCCTGGCAATGATAGAAAAAAAGATGATCCAAAGGGCTTTGAGGTTGACCGACAACGTCCAATCCAAGGCAGCCGAATTGCTCGGCATCGGAAAAAGCGGACTAAACTGGAAAATAAAAAAGTTCAAATTGGACACCGGTTCAAATTAA
- a CDS encoding type 4a pilus biogenesis protein PilO, producing the protein MKKIDIAKIIEPILKGMDKIGKLSKLYRILISLGVIVLFAGPLIYFSYLPKMQKIDELNKTVADLDQKLTQLKAKARQLKAVQKQFKAAENEFKVVMQALPEKKEIPNLLASISGSGMDAGLEFILFEPKGENSKDFYAEIPISIKVSGNYHNVAMFFDKVSRLSRIVNIDNISITGQKGAKGEDSLATSCTAITYRFVEKKSK; encoded by the coding sequence ATGAAAAAAATCGATATTGCTAAAATCATCGAACCGATCCTCAAAGGAATGGACAAGATCGGAAAGCTGTCCAAGCTATATCGGATTCTGATAAGTTTGGGGGTCATCGTTTTATTTGCCGGGCCGCTTATATATTTCTCCTATCTGCCCAAAATGCAAAAGATTGATGAATTAAACAAAACAGTTGCGGACCTTGACCAGAAGCTAACGCAGTTAAAGGCAAAGGCTAGACAACTCAAGGCTGTTCAGAAACAATTTAAAGCAGCCGAAAATGAATTTAAAGTTGTCATGCAAGCGCTTCCCGAAAAAAAGGAGATTCCGAATTTGCTGGCGAGCATTTCGGGTTCAGGCATGGATGCCGGTCTGGAATTTATCCTTTTTGAACCAAAGGGGGAAAACAGTAAGGATTTCTATGCTGAAATTCCTATATCTATTAAAGTTTCAGGAAATTACCACAATGTTGCCATGTTCTTCGACAAGGTTTCAAGGCTGTCCAGAATTGTCAACATTGACAACATTAGCATAACCGGTCAAAAGGGCGCAAAAGGAGAAGACAGTCTAGCGACATCATGTACGGCGATTACTTACCGGTTTGTTGAAAAGAAATCCAAATAA
- a CDS encoding PilN domain-containing protein, whose translation MIRINLLPYRAKKRAENIQRQVTIFLICFFVILAAMLYYNMTLSSKIDQLNAKVEDINAEIAKVERQAKKVDELKKELQKLNQKIAIIKNLEAQRKGAVRLLDDMTQMVAEDRTSSDSGALEGKESEKIKRLWFTSFQANGDDVKIRGIALDNKTVADFMTRLEVSKLFINVNLQRLQQQKIKNLNLKNFEISCTRAPSKNDEKDKK comes from the coding sequence ATGATACGAATTAATTTACTTCCTTATCGGGCGAAAAAAAGAGCAGAGAATATTCAGAGGCAGGTAACTATCTTTTTAATCTGTTTTTTCGTTATTCTTGCGGCCATGTTATACTACAACATGACCCTATCAAGTAAGATCGATCAACTGAATGCCAAGGTAGAAGACATAAATGCCGAGATTGCCAAGGTTGAAAGGCAAGCCAAAAAGGTAGATGAGCTTAAAAAAGAACTCCAAAAACTCAATCAGAAAATAGCCATTATAAAGAATCTTGAAGCGCAGCGTAAAGGGGCTGTCCGTCTACTGGATGATATGACGCAAATGGTGGCTGAAGACAGGACAAGTTCAGATTCAGGCGCTTTAGAAGGCAAAGAAAGCGAGAAGATTAAACGCTTATGGTTCACCAGCTTTCAGGCAAATGGAGACGACGTTAAAATCAGGGGGATTGCCTTGGACAACAAAACAGTAGCAGATTTCATGACCCGCCTTGAGGTTTCAAAACTTTTTATCAACGTAAATTTGCAGAGATTACAACAGCAAAAGATAAAAAACTTGAACCTTAAGAACTTTGAAATCTCCTGCACCAGGGCGCCATCGAAAAATGACGAAAAAGATAAAAAATAA
- a CDS encoding helix-turn-helix transcriptional regulator has protein sequence MSRNSLKKIRESLLMSRTELARKADVSPMTIARIEKGMPCRMETQRKILLALGFNLSDKNKIFGD, from the coding sequence ATGAGCCGTAATTCCCTAAAAAAAATCAGAGAATCTTTGCTGATGAGCCGAACCGAATTGGCTCGCAAGGCAGATGTCTCGCCCATGACGATTGCGCGAATAGAAAAAGGTATGCCATGCCGAATGGAGACTCAACGAAAGATTTTGTTAGCTCTGGGCTTTAACCTTTCCGACAAAAACAAAATTTTCGGTGATTAG
- a CDS encoding tetratricopeptide repeat protein: MAQKRVSRARKRDLEQPDKVTTFLYNLLDFAARYKVLLSTALGLFVVFSIALAGMLYVADKAENKAFFLLAQDLNKYQSIIKTSSPDRAYLDVADDFKLIMQQYPRKVGGKFARFMFANICYKAGNYDKAIELYNQALSEFGDNPFFKSLVLNSLGYAYEAKADYKQAATYFEMIASEPDYRMKDEALFNLAQIYAAKGNDDGRLNAFKKIVSDHSDSIYLEIAKEKIPG; this comes from the coding sequence ATGGCACAGAAAAGGGTGTCACGAGCACGTAAAAGGGACCTGGAACAACCTGACAAGGTTACAACTTTTTTATACAATTTGCTTGATTTTGCTGCGCGATATAAAGTTCTTTTGTCCACCGCATTGGGGCTTTTTGTCGTCTTTAGCATAGCCTTGGCAGGCATGCTATACGTTGCGGACAAAGCTGAAAACAAGGCATTTTTCCTGCTGGCACAGGATCTGAATAAATACCAAAGCATTATCAAGACCAGCAGCCCGGATAGGGCCTATCTCGATGTGGCCGACGATTTTAAGCTGATTATGCAACAGTATCCCCGGAAAGTGGGGGGGAAATTCGCCAGATTTATGTTCGCCAATATATGCTACAAGGCAGGCAACTATGACAAGGCCATAGAACTATATAATCAAGCACTTTCCGAATTTGGCGATAATCCGTTTTTCAAGAGCCTCGTCTTGAACAGCTTGGGATACGCTTATGAAGCCAAAGCGGATTACAAGCAGGCGGCAACGTATTTTGAGATGATAGCTTCAGAACCCGACTACCGTATGAAAGATGAGGCGCTTTTTAATTTGGCGCAGATTTATGCCGCCAAGGGTAACGATGATGGGCGTTTAAATGCATTTAAAAAGATTGTATCGGACCATAGCGACTCGATATACTTAGAGATCGCCAAAGAAAAGATCCCCGGCTAA